In Cyclobacteriaceae bacterium, the DNA window GGCAGAGGCTGGATTGCATTATGCGGCAGATAATAGTTTATACATCACATTTATAACTGAAAAGAAGACGCCGGATGATGAGGATTTCTTCCTGCCGAGTGGCTCGTTATATTTTGATAAGGAGAGTGGTCAATTTAAAATTGAAGATCGACAAAAAGCTGCCGGTGAAAAGCTTTCAGGAAAGGTGTTCAATTATAACGAAGAGAAAAGCGAAGTTCATTTTGAGGGTCCTGTTAACTTCTTCAAAGGATTTAAGGATTTTACGGTAACGGCGTCTGGTATCGGATCTGGAAATCTTGAAACGAATGATATCAAAATGAATTCATTCATGATGGTTGATATGAATCTTCCGATACAATCATATCAAATGATGGCAGCTGATTTACAAGACATCATTAAAAATGAAACTGTAGAGGAAGGGTTGGGTGATCAGACCGAGTTGCTTTATAAAATTGCAGATATAGTAGGTGAGCGTGTTGTGAAAGATTATGAAGAGCGGTCGCTTCAGGGTTATGTTTCTTTGGGAACGATTCCTGCTCTTGCAAAACCCATCGTGCTTTCACATGTGAATCTTAAATGGTCTCAGAAGTATAAAGCTTTTTATAGCCAGGGCCTTCTTGGGATGAGCAACATTCAGAAATTTGATGTTAACGGATCGTTCGAGGGCTTCCTGGAAATTCGTAAGAATGAAGATGGCAGTCCGGTGTTTCATCTTTTCTTAAAAGCTTCTCCTGAGTCGTGGTATTATTTCGGTTATGAAGACAACCGTCTAATGGTTCAGGCACACAGTCCGATCTTTAATGACCTCATTGCAAAGAAAACAAATGCATCCAAAGCAAAGGCTGGAGAGTTAGTGTTCATTCCTGGTAGTGATGAAGAAACCCTGGCATTTATCAACAGGTTCCGCAAAAATTATCTTGGACTTGAATCTCCTTACGAGCTTGGTGCTGCAACTGCAGAAAAGAAAAAGGAGAAAAAGAAGGGTGAAAAATCTGAAGACGACGGTTTTTAAATCAATTTGATCCACCGCCACCAGGTGTTTTAATAATCAAGCGATCTCCAATTTTAACAGTCTTGCTGTCCATTCCTTTTAATTTTTCCTTCTTTCCATTGGAATGAATAAGAATTTGCTCGCCGGTTTTTCCAGGGGCTGCACCTTTTAATCCGTAAGGTTTTTCCACTCTGTGCTGTGTGAGCAAGTTGATATCCAGTGATTCCTTAAAGAAAATTTCTCTTTCAATTCCATCCCCACCATTCCATTTACCCTTGCCACCCGAATTTTTTCTGATCTCAAATTTTTCGAGTCTTACTGGATAGCGAAACTCAAAGACTTCAGGATCTGTAATGCGCGTATTCGTCATATGCTGATGAACGGCATCTGTCCCATGAAAACCATGACCCGCACCCGTGCCACCACAGATCGTTTCATAATAGCCAAACCGATCATTACCGAAAAGAAAATTATTCATCGTACCCTGACTACACGCCACTAAACCAAATGCTTTTAGCAACGTATCAGTAAGGCGTTGACTTACCTCAGTGTTGCCGCCTACAACAGCTGGTAATTTTTCTTTTGAGAAGTCCGGGTTTAAAAGCCCCGTCGGAAGGATCAATTCCACTGGCTTCATTAAGCCTTCGTTCATTGGTAGAGGACGATCAACCATCAACCGAAGCACATAAAGCACAACACTTTGAACAATGGCTTTTGTTGCATTAAGATTTCCGGGATGAACGTTTGAGGAGCCGGTAAAATCGATTTTTAGCCGATCTGAAATTTTTGTGATACGAACCTTCAGTGGTGAGCCGTCATCCAGTCGCTCCAGTGCTGTGAATGATTTTTTTCTGAGTGATCTTATTTTCTCCTTCAGCAAAGTTGTCGCGTAGACATTTAGCTTTTTCATGTAAAGGCTCACTTCCTTTTCCCCATATTGGAGGCAAAGCTGATGAAGTCCTTTTTCTCCAAGATTAACGGCCGCTAATGCAGCATTAAGATCCGCGAGATTCTCTTCAATGGCGCGGGTAGGATAGGGACCATTCAGTAAAATTCCTTTTACATAATCCCATTGAGGTACGCCTTGTCGGATTAAATAGGTGGGTGAAATGATAATGCCCTCTTCGACAAGAGATGTTGCATTAGCAGGCATAGATCCTGGCTTCATTCCTCCAATCTCAGAATGATGTGCCCTGTTGGCAACGTAAGCAATAAGTTTCTTCTTAAAGAAAATTGGTTTTATCAATGTTACATCCGGGAGGTGAGATCCTCCAAACGCAGGGTGATTGGTGACAATGACGTCACCATCTTTCATTTGAATCACACGGCAGACTTCCCTGACACATACTCCCATGCTTCCAAGATGAACAGGAATGTGTGGGGCGTTAACAACAAGCTGACCATCCGCGTCGAGCACCGCGCATGAGAAGTCAAGCCGTTCTTTGACATTGACAGAAAAAGAAGTTCGCTGAAGCAAAGCTCCCATCTCTTGTGCCAAGGCCGTAAATCTATTGGTGAATAGCTCCAACTGTGCTTCCTGAGAATGAACTTTGTTAGCGCTGACTTTCTTCTTTTGACCAAGATGTGCGTTCTGATTCTTATCCAATGACCATGTCCAGTAATTTTCAATGAACGTTGTTGAATTATTGCTGATTACGATGGCGGGACCTTCAATCGTTGCGCCGGCAGAAAGAGATTCCCATTGATAGACATTACCTTTTTTCTTTTTTCCGCCGAAGAAAATCCACTGCGTGCCAACAGGCTTAGGGTGATAGGATTTTAATTCCTCAGCAATAAATTTTTCTGATTTTGTTTCAACAGAAGCAATTACCTTGATCGTTTCAAGTTCTACCGCACGATCAACCCAATGGCCGAATATTGAAATGTATTTCTTTTGAAAAGAAGCAAGCACGTCATCACCATTTTGAAAATCAATTTCAATTGAGCTATCCTGGCCCGAAAATCTTAGGAAAAGAAGGATTTTCTTCAAACCAATCGCGTCTTTTGAATAACCTTCTGCCTCTAGTTTTGTCTTTGCTTTATCGAAAAGTTGAGCAGTAACTTCAGGAAATGCAGAATCAAAACTCTTCCAGTCTTTAAGAACCAACTTCTCCTCAAACATTTCGATTGACGCGTGGCCAATTCCATACGCACTTAATAATCCTGCATCATATGGAATGATGACTTCTTTCATTTTCAGGATATCAGCCAGTGCGCAGGCATGTTGACCACCTGCCCCACCAAAACCGAGTAAGGCAAAATCCTTTGGATCATGTCCCTGCTGAACTGATATTTTTCTGATCGCATCGGCCATCTTTTCATTGGCAATTTGAACAAGCGATTCCAGTACGGATTGAGATTTTACTACACGCCCTGTTGCCCGTTTAATTTTCAGAAGCAGATTGTTTAATGCTTCCTCAGATTTTTTTTGATTGACAGGTATGGAGAAGATGCCCGGATTCAATCTTCCAAGCAATAAGTTGACGTCTGTGATGGTCAAAGGCCCCCCGGCATCATAACATGCGGGTCCGGGAGAAGCTCCGGCGCTATGAGGCCCTACAGTAAAACGATGTCCATCAAAATCACAAATGGATCCACCACCAGCGGCGATGGTTTCAATTGAAAGTGATGGAGATAAAATCTTAAAACTCCCTACATGCGATTCAAATCTGTAATCAAGGCGATTATTATAGAGAGATACATCGGTGCTGGTTCCACCCATATCAAACGCAATGAGTTTATGAACCCCGGATTTTGCTGCCTGATTTGCTGCTCCAACAACGCCACCAGCGGGACCACTGAGCAAACTGTCTTTGGGATAAAATGAAGTTGCTCTGACCAGACTACCTGCGCTGGTCATGATACTTAACTTTGCATTTGATAATCCTTTTTGGATTCCGGAGAGATACTGATCAATGATCGGATCAAGGTATGCGTTCGCTACACTTGTTTCGGCGCGTGGAAGGATTTTAAGCTGTGATGAAAGATTGGTAGAAACCGACACATAATTAAAGCCACTCTTCTTCAGAGCTTTCTCTAATTCTAATTCATGTTCAGGATTTCTATAACTATTCAACAATGCGATAGCAACCGATTCGATTTTTTGTTTCCTCAATTGCGATATGATCGCGTTAATCTCGGATGCTCTTAGTGGTCGTAGAACCGTTCCGTTATTTTCAATGCGTTCACTGACTTCGATAACAGAGTTATAGAGTTGAGAAGGCTTGATGATGTTCGGTGTAAACAAATCAGGTCGTTGCTGATTACCAATCAGGAGCAGATCTTTAAATCCTTTTGTAACAATCAAGGCAGTCTTTGCACCTTTTCGTTCGAGAATGGCATTGGTACCGCGGGTGGATCCCAGTTTCATCTCAATCGCAGGGAAACTTTCGTAAAGCGAAGTGCCTGTGAGAAGACGTGCCGCCAGCACAGGAACTTCTTCATGTGAGGTTACTTCGAAAGA includes these proteins:
- a CDS encoding 5-oxoprolinase, which codes for MPSRSNSFWQIWIDTGGTFTDCIATSPTGNILRLKILSSSVLRGKAIRRISDYILKAEMSWPIEKDIFKEFDFKMIGSSFSSSIEKIDLEKKYIHFLNPLPKKIEGFSFEVTSHEEVPVLAARLLTGTSLYESFPAIEMKLGSTRGTNAILERKGAKTALIVTKGFKDLLLIGNQQRPDLFTPNIIKPSQLYNSVIEVSERIENNGTVLRPLRASEINAIISQLRKQKIESVAIALLNSYRNPEHELELEKALKKSGFNYVSVSTNLSSQLKILPRAETSVANAYLDPIIDQYLSGIQKGLSNAKLSIMTSAGSLVRATSFYPKDSLLSGPAGGVVGAANQAAKSGVHKLIAFDMGGTSTDVSLYNNRLDYRFESHVGSFKILSPSLSIETIAAGGGSICDFDGHRFTVGPHSAGASPGPACYDAGGPLTITDVNLLLGRLNPGIFSIPVNQKKSEEALNNLLLKIKRATGRVVKSQSVLESLVQIANEKMADAIRKISVQQGHDPKDFALLGFGGAGGQHACALADILKMKEVIIPYDAGLLSAYGIGHASIEMFEEKLVLKDWKSFDSAFPEVTAQLFDKAKTKLEAEGYSKDAIGLKKILLFLRFSGQDSSIEIDFQNGDDVLASFQKKYISIFGHWVDRAVELETIKVIASVETKSEKFIAEELKSYHPKPVGTQWIFFGGKKKKGNVYQWESLSAGATIEGPAIVISNNSTTFIENYWTWSLDKNQNAHLGQKKKVSANKVHSQEAQLELFTNRFTALAQEMGALLQRTSFSVNVKERLDFSCAVLDADGQLVVNAPHIPVHLGSMGVCVREVCRVIQMKDGDVIVTNHPAFGGSHLPDVTLIKPIFFKKKLIAYVANRAHHSEIGGMKPGSMPANATSLVEEGIIISPTYLIRQGVPQWDYVKGILLNGPYPTRAIEENLADLNAALAAVNLGEKGLHQLCLQYGEKEVSLYMKKLNVYATTLLKEKIRSLRKKSFTALERLDDGSPLKVRITKISDRLKIDFTGSSNVHPGNLNATKAIVQSVVLYVLRLMVDRPLPMNEGLMKPVELILPTGLLNPDFSKEKLPAVVGGNTEVSQRLTDTLLKAFGLVACSQGTMNNFLFGNDRFGYYETICGGTGAGHGFHGTDAVHQHMTNTRITDPEVFEFRYPVRLEKFEIRKNSGGKGKWNGGDGIEREIFFKESLDINLLTQHRVEKPYGLKGAAPGKTGEQILIHSNGKKEKLKGMDSKTVKIGDRLIIKTPGGGGSN